One genomic window of Candidatus Nitrosopumilus sediminis includes the following:
- the coaBC gene encoding bifunctional phosphopantothenoylcysteine decarboxylase/phosphopantothenate--cysteine ligase CoaBC: MNKLVVKKKIKKKDHPSLDIVSSHGVELSGKKIVLCVAGSVAAYKAIELARLLMRHGADVKCVTSNAVTKLIQPEYFKWATGNEVITKLTGELEHIRLADYNQSDLIIVYPATANTLGKLANGIDDTPVSTVLTVGFGSKIPILMCLAMHASMYENSAVEKNIEFLKNKIEFLSPKMIEGKAKSPEPEDVLDFVLKKFGFSSVLKNKKVLMTAGPTIEYIDPVRIITNLSSGKTGSLLASELISAGAKVTLVYGPANEEPPVGAKIINVTTNKEMFGEIKKELKKKYDIVIMAAAASDYTPQNISKSKIKSDKESLVIRLKKAPKIIDQVKKLQKDTLLIGFKAETNLTKNALIKSAQKKMKDSGADIIIANDIGEKYQKNPNYNQVFFVDAKNITTSGWKRKEKVVKFIRKEIEKTLK, from the coding sequence GTGAACAAATTGGTAGTTAAAAAGAAAATCAAGAAAAAAGATCATCCGTCCTTGGATATTGTTAGTTCACATGGTGTGGAATTATCTGGGAAAAAAATTGTACTTTGTGTAGCAGGAAGTGTTGCAGCATATAAGGCAATTGAGCTTGCAAGATTACTAATGAGACATGGTGCTGATGTCAAATGTGTTACAAGTAATGCAGTTACAAAATTAATTCAGCCTGAATATTTCAAGTGGGCTACAGGTAATGAAGTAATTACAAAACTTACAGGTGAATTAGAACACATTAGATTAGCAGATTATAATCAATCAGATTTGATAATAGTATATCCTGCAACTGCAAATACACTAGGGAAATTAGCTAATGGTATTGACGATACACCTGTATCAACAGTACTTACAGTAGGATTTGGTTCAAAAATTCCTATTTTGATGTGTCTTGCTATGCATGCATCAATGTATGAGAATTCAGCAGTGGAAAAAAATATAGAATTTTTAAAAAATAAAATTGAATTTCTTTCTCCTAAAATGATAGAAGGGAAAGCAAAATCTCCTGAACCTGAAGATGTTTTAGACTTTGTATTGAAAAAATTTGGATTTTCGTCTGTATTAAAAAATAAAAAAGTGTTGATGACTGCAGGACCTACAATAGAATACATTGATCCTGTTAGAATTATTACAAATTTGAGTTCTGGAAAAACAGGATCTCTTTTAGCATCTGAATTGATTTCTGCAGGGGCTAAAGTGACTTTAGTTTATGGTCCTGCAAATGAAGAGCCACCAGTTGGCGCCAAAATAATCAATGTTACAACAAATAAAGAAATGTTTGGTGAGATAAAAAAAGAGCTAAAGAAAAAATACGATATTGTAATTATGGCAGCAGCGGCTTCTGATTATACACCACAAAATATATCAAAATCTAAGATAAAAAGTGACAAAGAATCACTTGTAATTAGGCTCAAAAAGGCTCCAAAAATAATTGATCAGGTAAAAAAACTACAAAAAGATACACTTCTAATTGGATTTAAGGCAGAAACCAATCTGACAAAAAATGCATTAATCAAATCTGCTCAAAAAAAGATGAAGGATTCTGGCGCAGATATAATTATTGCAAATGATATTGGTGAAAAATATCAAAAAAATCCAAACTATAACCAAGTATTTTTTGTAGATGCCAAAAATATAACTACATCAGGTTGGAAGAGAAAAGAAAAAGTTGTAAAATTTATCAGGAAAGAAATTGAAAAGACATTGAAATGA
- a CDS encoding methyltransferase domain-containing protein, with amino-acid sequence MRTKSSEYKKRNIKIWNEVAPRYHKRWATASKGPFQSTKKLVSSLEIRKGDYVLDVASGTGVVTKLLKQKVGKTGYVIGADTSTSAIKIAKKWNEKSQNLLFVNADAENFSFKEKFDAITCQYALFFFPNSQKALKNMKNSLKKDGKLGISVHGHPDRVPYFDCIFEAVTQFIPNYVPPGTPDFDRFGTKKQLKDEIKKVGFSKIEVNDYDFPYSPGTFEQYWKNYLRYIAKPVKEKLDKLEKSQRKELKDMVRENTKPYTKRDGTIKFPWEVLILTAKY; translated from the coding sequence TTGAGAACAAAATCATCAGAATATAAAAAACGAAATATAAAAATTTGGAATGAAGTTGCTCCACGATACCATAAAAGATGGGCAACAGCAAGTAAAGGTCCATTTCAAAGTACAAAAAAACTAGTCTCATCACTTGAAATTAGAAAAGGAGATTATGTTTTGGATGTTGCAAGTGGAACAGGTGTTGTTACTAAATTATTAAAACAAAAAGTAGGAAAAACAGGCTATGTTATTGGTGCAGATACATCAACTAGTGCAATAAAGATTGCAAAAAAATGGAATGAAAAATCTCAAAATTTGTTGTTTGTAAATGCTGATGCAGAAAATTTTTCATTCAAAGAAAAATTTGATGCCATAACATGTCAGTATGCATTATTTTTTTTTCCAAATTCTCAAAAGGCTCTAAAAAATATGAAAAATAGCCTCAAAAAAGATGGAAAATTAGGTATTTCAGTTCATGGTCATCCTGATAGAGTACCATATTTTGATTGTATTTTTGAGGCAGTAACTCAATTTATTCCAAATTATGTTCCACCAGGGACTCCAGATTTTGATAGATTTGGAACAAAAAAACAACTCAAAGACGAGATAAAAAAAGTAGGATTTTCAAAAATTGAAGTAAATGATTATGATTTTCCATATAGTCCTGGAACATTTGAGCAATATTGGAAAAATTATTTGAGATACATTGCAAAACCAGTAAAAGAAAAACTAGACAAATTAGAAAAGTCTCAAAGAAAAGAACTCAAAGATATGGTAAGAGAAAACACAAAACCATACACAAAAAGAGATGGAACAATCAAATTTCCTTGGGAAGTTTTAATTTTAACAGCAAAATACTAA
- a CDS encoding M24 family metallopeptidase: protein MKQRRKNLLKYAQKIDCDTLVTFEPENLFYMTGFWGEAIGLLEKNGKTTIIAPELEVGRAKEESEDCDVITAERGEGLITSVIKKIKKNRVCTDCQNYSIMMSLKKSVPKIKSSTEPFYNARIIKDENEIRILKKGSKIIDEMFQICSKNMKIGQKESELQTILMTYAMEQEMFDTGYKSTLNPLIIAGGPNGALPHAQVTNRKFKKGDLVVTDLTLRYKGYVSDATRTFAIGKISSQANEAYEIVKESQKLGLKTVKPNIDCKDVDSACRKYIEDKNFGKYFIHSTGHGIGLEVHELPAVSYRSNTKLKENMAITIEPGIYIENKFGIRIEDSLIVKDRPIVMHKFTKDLVTI, encoded by the coding sequence ATGAAGCAACGTAGAAAGAATCTTCTAAAATATGCTCAAAAGATCGATTGTGATACACTGGTTACATTTGAGCCTGAAAACCTGTTTTATATGACTGGATTTTGGGGTGAGGCAATTGGATTACTTGAAAAAAATGGAAAGACTACTATTATTGCCCCTGAACTTGAAGTTGGAAGAGCAAAAGAAGAATCTGAAGATTGTGATGTTATAACTGCCGAACGTGGTGAAGGTTTGATTACTTCGGTAATTAAAAAAATTAAGAAAAATCGAGTCTGTACAGACTGTCAAAACTACTCTATCATGATGTCTCTTAAAAAATCAGTTCCAAAAATAAAATCATCAACTGAACCATTTTACAATGCTCGTATAATCAAAGATGAAAATGAAATACGCATTCTCAAGAAAGGATCAAAGATCATAGATGAAATGTTCCAAATTTGCTCAAAGAATATGAAAATAGGCCAAAAAGAATCTGAATTACAGACAATTCTCATGACATATGCAATGGAGCAAGAAATGTTTGATACAGGATACAAATCCACACTTAACCCATTAATTATTGCTGGAGGTCCAAATGGAGCACTTCCCCATGCACAAGTTACTAATAGGAAATTCAAAAAAGGTGATCTTGTAGTTACTGATCTTACATTAAGATACAAAGGATATGTATCTGATGCAACAAGAACATTTGCAATTGGAAAAATTTCATCACAAGCAAATGAAGCATATGAAATTGTAAAAGAATCTCAAAAACTTGGACTAAAAACTGTTAAACCAAATATTGATTGCAAAGATGTAGATTCTGCATGTAGAAAATACATTGAAGATAAAAATTTTGGTAAATATTTTATACATTCAACAGGTCATGGAATTGGATTAGAAGTGCATGAACTACCAGCAGTTTCTTACAGAAGTAACACAAAATTAAAAGAGAACATGGCAATTACTATAGAGCCTGGAATTTATATTGAAAATAAATTTGGAATTAGAATAGAAGATTCACTTATTGTAAAAGACCGACCAATTGTAATGCACAAATTTACTAAAGATTTAGTCACAATATGA
- a CDS encoding DUF814 domain-containing protein, with protein MAEEKEKKKVVALLSGGLDSQLAVRMMQEQGFDVSAVAIKTPFCDFDCGRGCGFEIRERADDLNVNLKTVYLGDEYIEMLKHPKHGIGAGFNPCVDCRTMMFDAAKKHMEEIGAEFIISGEVLGQRPMSQHAPALHIIENESNLKGKIVRPLSAGLLPPSDAEKDGLIKRENLGMIRGRQRKIQMKMAKEYGIENPPNAGGGCLLTEPQFGIKAKDLFDHVETPSINEIDLLKIGRHFRLDEETKFVVGRNKDENEMIKALALPGDILLEAKDYVGPVSILRGKNAKSHVQFASSVTLRYSDAPKTEQSIVSVKNGDSTQEISSECAEEQSYINFRM; from the coding sequence ATGGCTGAAGAAAAAGAGAAGAAAAAAGTAGTTGCATTACTCTCTGGAGGGTTAGATAGTCAACTTGCAGTAAGAATGATGCAAGAACAAGGTTTTGATGTTTCAGCTGTTGCAATTAAAACTCCATTTTGTGATTTTGATTGTGGAAGAGGATGTGGATTTGAAATTAGAGAAAGAGCAGATGATCTTAATGTGAATTTAAAAACAGTTTATCTTGGTGATGAGTATATTGAGATGTTAAAACATCCTAAACATGGGATTGGTGCTGGATTTAATCCGTGTGTAGATTGTAGAACAATGATGTTTGATGCAGCAAAAAAACACATGGAAGAGATTGGAGCAGAATTTATTATTTCAGGGGAAGTATTAGGTCAACGTCCAATGAGTCAACATGCACCTGCATTACATATTATTGAAAATGAATCTAATTTGAAGGGAAAAATTGTTAGACCATTATCTGCTGGATTATTACCACCATCAGATGCTGAAAAAGATGGTTTGATTAAAAGAGAAAATCTTGGGATGATTAGAGGAAGACAAAGAAAAATTCAAATGAAAATGGCTAAAGAATACGGAATTGAAAATCCACCAAATGCCGGAGGGGGTTGTTTGTTAACAGAGCCACAATTTGGAATTAAAGCTAAAGATTTGTTTGATCATGTTGAAACTCCATCAATTAATGAGATTGATTTACTAAAAATTGGAAGACATTTCAGATTAGATGAAGAAACAAAATTTGTTGTTGGTAGAAACAAAGATGAAAATGAAATGATAAAGGCATTGGCCTTGCCAGGAGATATTTTACTTGAAGCTAAAGATTATGTGGGACCAGTCTCAATTTTACGTGGTAAGAATGCAAAATCTCATGTGCAATTTGCATCATCAGTAACTTTAAGATATTCTGATGCACCAAAAACTGAACAGAGTATTGTTTCTGTTAAAAATGGAGATTCAACACAAGAAATTAGTTCAGAATGTGCAGAAGAACAATCTTACATTAATTTTAGAATGTAG
- the sepF gene encoding cell division protein SepF, with amino-acid sequence MQKQENPTYLKAITIRDISDVHSIKEDIKKDMILILRVTPLAQKDVEQLRKVVEELYSIAKAADAEIARLGEERIIVAPSSIKIWKPEYDLK; translated from the coding sequence ATGCAAAAACAAGAAAATCCAACATATCTAAAGGCTATAACAATTCGAGACATTAGCGATGTTCATTCTATCAAAGAGGATATCAAAAAAGATATGATTTTAATTCTAAGAGTTACACCATTGGCACAAAAAGATGTGGAGCAACTTCGTAAAGTTGTAGAAGAGTTGTATTCTATTGCAAAAGCTGCAGATGCAGAAATTGCAAGATTAGGTGAAGAGAGGATTATTGTTGCTCCATCAAGTATAAAGATCTGGAAACCAGAATACGATCTAAAATAA
- a CDS encoding beta-CASP ribonuclease aCPSF1, producing the protein MQRKQQSKELPPTSQNIMATILQSIPKEASVTKIEYEGPRIALYTNSPRYLMENNDTISNLVNIIKKRIVVRTDESIRKPEDEARKILADCVPKEANLQGTIFDTATGEVSVEAKRPWLLQRNAKEFNHAEITEKIGWRLRIRKATTIPSRTIQTINATLKQASIERSKQLKQVGDEIFRPRLSQRTEVSLYTLGGFGQVGRSSLLLSTPESKILIDCGINPGARSPMDAFPRLDSLNITLDELDAIVIGHAHLDHTGFLPTLCKYGYKGPIYCTEPTLPMMNLIQLDAIKVASAQGRTPIYSERDVKQIMRQTITLPYGTVTDISPDIKLVLANAGHILGSALCHFHIGNGDHNFVYSGDIKFGKSILFEAASWNFPRVETLLIESTYGLKEDIQPTRQEVESAFINAVNNTLADGGKVLIPIPAVGRAQEIMMVIDHYMKSGEMVEAPVFTEGMISEASAIHESYPEYLARELKQKILETDDNPFDSEYFTNIEHADAREEPMRDNSPCIILATSGMLEGGPVLEYFKNIAPDKKNKVLFVSYQVNGTLGRRVLDGSKQATMLGKEGKVEVVSINCGVEKLDGFSGHSDYNQLMSFVQRLRPKLRRVLVNHGERKKSENLAMNIRRMYKVPAHYPQVQEAIKLF; encoded by the coding sequence ATGCAAAGAAAACAACAATCAAAAGAATTACCTCCTACTAGCCAGAATATAATGGCCACCATACTGCAAAGTATACCCAAAGAGGCAAGTGTTACAAAAATAGAATATGAAGGACCAAGAATTGCTCTGTATACAAACTCTCCTAGATATCTAATGGAAAATAATGATACAATTTCTAATCTTGTAAACATAATTAAAAAAAGAATAGTTGTTAGAACTGATGAATCAATTAGAAAACCTGAAGATGAAGCTAGAAAAATTTTAGCAGACTGTGTTCCAAAAGAAGCAAATCTACAAGGAACTATTTTTGATACGGCAACTGGTGAAGTATCAGTTGAAGCAAAAAGACCCTGGTTATTACAAAGAAATGCTAAAGAATTCAATCATGCTGAAATTACTGAGAAGATAGGTTGGAGATTACGTATTAGAAAAGCCACTACTATTCCTTCACGCACAATTCAAACAATTAATGCAACTCTAAAACAAGCCTCAATTGAACGAAGCAAACAGCTTAAACAAGTAGGTGATGAAATTTTCAGACCTAGATTATCTCAAAGGACAGAAGTGTCTCTTTATACTCTTGGTGGATTTGGTCAAGTGGGAAGATCATCACTACTACTATCTACTCCTGAAAGCAAAATCCTAATTGATTGTGGAATTAATCCTGGTGCCCGTTCTCCTATGGATGCATTTCCAAGATTAGACTCTCTAAACATAACATTAGATGAACTTGATGCAATAGTTATTGGACATGCACACTTGGATCATACTGGATTTTTGCCAACACTTTGTAAATATGGATATAAAGGCCCAATCTATTGTACTGAACCAACATTACCGATGATGAATTTGATTCAATTAGATGCAATCAAGGTAGCTTCTGCTCAAGGAAGAACTCCAATTTATTCAGAACGAGATGTAAAACAGATAATGAGACAAACAATTACTTTGCCATATGGAACTGTAACTGATATTTCTCCTGATATCAAACTTGTACTTGCAAATGCAGGTCATATTTTAGGTTCTGCATTATGTCATTTTCATATTGGAAATGGTGATCATAATTTTGTTTATTCTGGTGATATTAAATTTGGAAAAAGTATTCTATTTGAAGCTGCTAGTTGGAATTTTCCAAGAGTAGAAACATTATTGATTGAAAGTACGTATGGCCTCAAAGAAGATATTCAACCAACTAGACAAGAAGTTGAATCTGCTTTCATTAATGCGGTAAACAACACTTTGGCAGATGGGGGCAAAGTGTTGATTCCAATACCTGCAGTTGGACGTGCACAAGAAATTATGATGGTAATTGATCATTATATGAAATCAGGAGAAATGGTTGAAGCACCTGTATTTACTGAAGGAATGATCTCAGAAGCATCAGCAATACATGAATCATATCCTGAATATCTTGCAAGAGAATTAAAACAAAAGATTTTGGAAACTGATGATAATCCATTTGATTCAGAGTATTTTACTAACATTGAACATGCAGATGCTAGAGAAGAACCCATGAGAGATAACTCTCCATGTATAATCTTGGCAACATCTGGAATGTTAGAAGGAGGACCTGTTTTAGAATATTTCAAAAATATCGCACCTGATAAAAAGAACAAAGTTCTATTCGTTTCATATCAAGTAAACGGAACTTTGGGAAGAAGAGTTCTAGATGGTTCAAAACAAGCAACAATGTTAGGTAAAGAAGGTAAAGTTGAAGTTGTTTCAATAAATTGTGGTGTCGAAAAATTAGATGGATTCAGTGGTCATAGTGATTATAATCAATTAATGTCATTTGTACAAAGACTTAGACCAAAACTTCGTCGTGTGTTAGTCAATCATGGTGAACGTAAGAAATCCGAAAACCTTGCAATGAATATTAGACGAATGTATAAAGTACCTGCACATTACCCACAAGTTCAAGAAGCAATAAAATTATTTTAG
- the psmB gene encoding archaeal proteasome endopeptidase complex subunit beta, with protein MSNNVEEKILHGTTTVGIKAKDGVVLCADMRASAGYFIANNNTMKIQQIDQHAGLTLAGGVADAQNIVDILRYHSNLHRVEKQNSISIHSLARLCSLIFHQNRGYPFMADILLGGYDANGPSLFNVDMFGSVEEKSYVTTGSGSPVAYGLLEEEYKEDLTIEEAKQVALRAVKAAIVRNIGTGDGINIAIMDKDGFRLLTDEQKKAVIEL; from the coding sequence TTGTCAAATAACGTTGAAGAAAAAATTTTGCATGGGACTACCACTGTAGGTATCAAGGCTAAAGATGGTGTAGTTTTATGTGCTGATATGAGAGCCAGCGCAGGCTATTTCATTGCAAATAATAATACTATGAAAATTCAACAAATTGATCAGCATGCAGGACTCACATTAGCAGGCGGTGTAGCTGATGCACAAAACATTGTCGATATTTTACGTTATCATTCTAATCTTCACAGAGTCGAAAAACAGAATTCAATCTCAATCCATTCACTTGCAAGACTCTGTTCGTTAATTTTCCATCAAAATAGGGGATATCCATTCATGGCAGATATCTTACTTGGTGGGTATGATGCAAATGGTCCCTCATTATTTAATGTCGATATGTTTGGTTCAGTTGAAGAGAAATCATATGTTACAACTGGTAGCGGTTCTCCAGTAGCATATGGTTTACTCGAAGAAGAATATAAAGAAGATCTTACTATCGAAGAAGCAAAACAAGTAGCTCTACGAGCTGTTAAAGCCGCAATTGTTAGAAACATTGGTACAGGCGATGGAATCAACATCGCAATTATGGACAAAGATGGTTTCCGTCTATTAACCGATGAGCAAAAAAAAGCCGTCATCGAACTTTAG
- a CDS encoding sn-glycerol-1-phosphate dehydrogenase, with translation MRKNQDRMDSHTMELPRQIVVGEKNINEFADFLQSLTKPKKVSLISGIHVKKILKQKIEKSLKSKKIKFVWHTAKDNQFNSLKKIQIDVKKDHSDIIAGIGGGRSVDTAKMVAFNLDIPFVSVPTAASHDGIASPFVSIKSDKPHSIIATAPLGVFVDIDIIKKAPSRLLASGCGDLVANISAVKDWKLGRDKTGEYYGRYSANLAIMSAEIVMEKSSQYAKKGLDARVIVEALISAGVASCIAGSSRPCSGAEHLFSHALDKIAPGKGLHGEKCGLGAIMITKLQGQDWKKIVKTLKDVGAPTTAKQIGLSEDQIVDALMIAQDLRPERYTILKEIEMTERRAKNLAKSTKVI, from the coding sequence ATGAGAAAAAATCAAGATCGCATGGATTCACACACGATGGAATTACCTAGACAAATTGTTGTAGGTGAAAAGAATATCAATGAATTTGCAGATTTTCTTCAAAGTTTGACTAAACCTAAGAAAGTGTCATTAATTTCAGGAATTCATGTAAAAAAAATTCTTAAACAAAAAATTGAGAAATCATTAAAGAGTAAAAAAATCAAATTTGTTTGGCATACAGCAAAAGATAATCAGTTTAACAGTCTAAAAAAAATCCAGATTGATGTAAAAAAAGACCACAGTGATATAATTGCAGGAATAGGAGGTGGTCGTTCTGTAGATACAGCAAAAATGGTTGCTTTTAATTTAGATATTCCATTTGTTAGTGTACCTACGGCAGCTTCACATGATGGAATAGCTAGTCCATTCGTTTCAATAAAAAGTGATAAACCTCATTCGATTATTGCTACTGCGCCTCTAGGTGTTTTTGTAGATATTGACATCATCAAAAAAGCACCATCAAGATTACTTGCAAGCGGATGTGGAGATTTGGTAGCAAATATCAGTGCTGTTAAAGATTGGAAATTAGGACGAGATAAAACAGGGGAATATTACGGAAGATATTCAGCCAATTTAGCAATAATGAGTGCAGAAATAGTTATGGAAAAATCTAGTCAATATGCTAAGAAAGGTCTAGATGCTAGAGTAATAGTTGAAGCTCTGATTAGTGCAGGAGTTGCATCATGTATTGCTGGAAGTAGTAGACCATGTTCTGGTGCTGAACATCTTTTTTCACATGCATTAGACAAAATTGCACCAGGTAAAGGGTTACATGGTGAAAAATGTGGATTAGGTGCAATTATGATTACAAAACTTCAAGGACAAGATTGGAAAAAGATCGTAAAGACATTAAAAGACGTAGGAGCTCCAACTACTGCAAAACAAATTGGTTTGAGTGAAGATCAAATAGTCGATGCACTAATGATTGCACAAGATTTACGACCAGAAAGATATACAATTCTAAAAGAAATAGAGATGACAGAAAGAAGAGCTAAAAATCTTGCAAAGAGCACTAAAGTAATTTAA
- a CDS encoding peptidylprolyl isomerase produces MTFDKGSLILVDYTARVKDTEEIFDTTIEEDAKKHSIHEQNVKYQPKLVSIGEVSYPVLKGLDEALAKTSVGDKLTVEVTPDKGFGERDSGKVRMIPIRKLGEDAEKVTVGDTIEVDNKRGIIRFIGSGRVQIDYNHRYAGKTILFDVNVIKSLDSPSDKIDGILKNRLPVEDTKISFDLKDKEVSITIPEEILRADGLQIMKHFIQLDIFKFVPTLEKVSFVETHINKQAQTKKPETKEKAPEQKTA; encoded by the coding sequence TTGACATTTGATAAAGGATCATTAATTTTAGTTGATTATACTGCAAGAGTAAAAGATACTGAAGAGATTTTTGATACCACTATTGAAGAAGATGCAAAAAAACATTCTATTCATGAGCAAAATGTCAAGTATCAACCTAAACTAGTTTCTATTGGAGAAGTTTCATACCCTGTACTAAAAGGACTTGATGAAGCTCTTGCAAAAACATCAGTAGGTGATAAACTCACAGTAGAAGTAACACCAGACAAAGGTTTCGGTGAAAGAGATTCTGGAAAAGTTAGAATGATTCCTATTAGAAAATTAGGAGAAGATGCAGAAAAAGTAACAGTTGGTGATACAATTGAAGTTGATAATAAAAGAGGAATTATTCGATTTATCGGTTCTGGTAGAGTTCAAATAGATTACAATCATAGATATGCTGGAAAAACAATTCTGTTTGATGTCAATGTCATCAAATCACTTGATTCTCCAAGTGATAAAATAGATGGAATTCTAAAAAATAGACTACCAGTTGAAGACACAAAAATTTCATTTGACTTGAAGGATAAAGAAGTAAGCATCACAATTCCTGAAGAAATTTTACGTGCTGATGGATTACAAATCATGAAACACTTTATTCAATTAGACATCTTCAAATTTGTCCCAACCTTAGAAAAAGTGAGTTTTGTTGAAACACATATCAACAAACAAGCTCAGACAAAGAAACCTGAAACAAAAGAAAAAGCTCCTGAACAAAAAACTGCTTAA
- a CDS encoding pyridoxal-phosphate-dependent aminotransferase family protein: MEYLSMLPGPTNVPNRVMRAMLAPMINHRSDDFVELYTDVVAKTQQVFETQNDIVALSASGTGAVEAGVVNLVKKGDKIIMPVNGEFSNRLSQLIEGQGGNVVKLETPPGENATFDQVKEAFDNNKDVKAFYVVHNETSTGTMVNYLDKVSDLTSRNDAFYVVDSVSLLGGAPLPVDKWNIDVCMTGAQKAIAAPPGISPISVSAKAKKYMIENPPSTMYFNLARYFKYYDEEKHTPFTPALPLLYAYREALSIMLEEGLQNVFKRHKVCSDALYSGLSAMGLSPFAKEEDRSISIVALNYLDGLEDKTFRSTLADKFKVLVAGGFGNLKGKVFRVGCMGEVSPYHVMRTISAISATLSMMGYDTDAQAGLKTAQEKLKAL; encoded by the coding sequence ATGGAATATCTTTCAATGCTTCCTGGTCCAACAAATGTACCTAACAGAGTTATGAGGGCAATGCTTGCACCTATGATTAATCATAGAAGTGACGATTTTGTAGAATTATACACTGATGTAGTTGCAAAAACACAGCAAGTATTTGAAACGCAAAACGATATTGTAGCATTGTCTGCATCTGGAACTGGTGCAGTAGAAGCAGGTGTTGTAAATTTAGTTAAAAAAGGCGATAAAATCATTATGCCTGTAAATGGCGAATTTAGTAATAGATTATCACAATTAATCGAAGGTCAGGGTGGCAATGTTGTAAAACTTGAAACACCTCCTGGAGAAAATGCAACTTTTGATCAAGTAAAAGAAGCATTTGATAACAATAAAGATGTTAAAGCATTCTATGTTGTTCACAATGAAACCTCAACAGGAACAATGGTAAATTATCTTGATAAAGTATCTGACTTAACTTCAAGAAATGATGCTTTCTACGTAGTAGATTCAGTTTCACTACTTGGTGGCGCTCCACTTCCAGTTGATAAATGGAATATTGATGTATGTATGACCGGTGCACAAAAAGCAATAGCTGCCCCTCCCGGAATTTCACCAATTTCTGTAAGTGCTAAAGCTAAAAAATACATGATTGAAAACCCACCATCTACAATGTATTTCAATTTAGCAAGATACTTCAAATATTATGATGAGGAAAAGCATACTCCTTTCACACCAGCACTTCCATTGCTTTATGCATACAGAGAAGCGTTATCTATAATGTTAGAAGAAGGATTACAAAATGTCTTTAAACGTCATAAAGTTTGTTCAGATGCATTATACTCTGGATTAAGTGCAATGGGCCTATCTCCATTTGCAAAAGAAGAAGATCGTTCAATCTCAATCGTAGCATTAAATTATTTAGATGGACTTGAAGACAAAACTTTCAGAAGTACATTAGCTGACAAATTCAAAGTTTTAGTTGCTGGTGGCTTTGGGAATCTTAAAGGTAAAGTATTCAGAGTTGGATGTATGGGAGAAGTTAGTCCATATCATGTAATGAGAACTATTTCTGCAATTTCAGCTACATTATCAATGATGGGATATGATACTGATGCTCAAGCAGGACTCAAAACTGCACAAGAAAAACTAAAAGCTCTCTAA
- a CDS encoding nicotinamide-nucleotide adenylyltransferase, whose amino-acid sequence MNGLLIGRFQPFHLGHLKALEFALTKVDKLWIGLGSSNKPIEKNNPFTAEQRKEMILSSIDDSMKKRISIYFIPDVDNHMRWIEKIDTIVPKFDIIFSNDELTKHLYSKRNIQVLSIPFLNRKSLSGTNIRDLIISDQKWDDLVPAGTRNFLKNFDAKEHLKNL is encoded by the coding sequence ATGAATGGTTTGTTGATAGGTAGATTCCAACCTTTTCATCTAGGTCATCTTAAAGCATTAGAATTTGCATTAACAAAAGTTGATAAATTATGGATCGGCTTGGGCAGTTCCAATAAACCTATTGAAAAAAACAATCCATTCACTGCTGAACAACGAAAAGAAATGATTCTATCTTCAATTGATGATTCAATGAAAAAGAGAATTTCAATTTACTTTATTCCTGATGTGGATAATCATATGAGATGGATTGAAAAAATAGATACCATTGTACCAAAATTTGATATAATTTTTTCAAACGACGAATTAACAAAGCATCTTTATTCAAAAAGAAATATTCAGGTTCTTTCTATTCCATTTTTGAATAGAAAATCATTATCTGGAACTAATATACGCGATCTAATTATCAGCGATCAAAAATGGGACGATCTTGTACCTGCTGGAACTAGAAATTTTTTAAAAAATTTTGATGCTAAAGAACATTTGAAAAATCTCTAA